In Streptomyces sp. NBC_00483, a single window of DNA contains:
- a CDS encoding recombinase family protein, whose translation MARVLGVVRLSRVSDETTSPERQRRSVQRWADQEGHLVVGWVEDIDVSGALEPWKRPEFGKWLPSTIGKEVSAIEHRIALEESRADEYDIICALKIDRLSRRVLHVHTLLEWCDRNGKEVTTVEEGINLNTQIGKLLLSLITSFAEGELEAIRARAKSSYNHLVKEGRWRGGRTPYGYREEKQETGDGWKLVPDDYGTDTAGTLREIVRRLIAGESANSIAQWLNEDPPKTPTSLDAQLIRNGKPPKGSRWTAANTAKVVRSRCVLGQMEFTEEVVVDGKKTTLRRVVRGNDGRPLQRAEPLIAEKAWALANERLDENTSKRSGNSKGGSPLLQVAFCTCGEPAYRSPGRNCPYYRCASRTTHKLCPAGSKGIAAHTLEDAVEQAFLLVAGEVEMVRKVFRPGVDYTRDIEEVNRALSDLREDREAGLYASDLGKQEYREAYKRLDARRELLIAQPTRPDTWEGIPTGETYRARWRTLSSWYEKGKELRAAGVRAVIHAEPIPGTPAAQRRSAHDSDRFWQHPVGRVQVLIPMDFKQRLLNTAAAHSQS comes from the coding sequence CGTCGTGGGCTGGGTCGAGGACATCGACGTGTCCGGCGCACTGGAGCCGTGGAAGCGCCCGGAGTTCGGCAAGTGGCTGCCTTCGACCATCGGGAAGGAGGTCAGCGCGATCGAGCACCGGATCGCGCTGGAGGAGTCACGCGCCGATGAGTACGACATCATCTGCGCGCTCAAGATCGACCGTCTCTCGCGGCGCGTTCTGCACGTGCACACCCTCCTGGAGTGGTGCGACAGGAACGGCAAGGAAGTCACCACTGTGGAGGAGGGGATCAACCTCAACACGCAGATCGGGAAGCTGCTCCTCAGCCTGATCACATCGTTCGCCGAAGGGGAGCTCGAAGCCATCAGGGCGAGGGCCAAATCGTCCTACAACCACCTGGTGAAAGAGGGACGCTGGCGCGGAGGTCGCACTCCGTACGGCTATCGCGAGGAGAAACAGGAAACCGGCGATGGCTGGAAGCTCGTCCCGGACGACTACGGGACCGACACGGCCGGGACGCTCCGCGAGATCGTCCGTCGCCTCATCGCGGGCGAGTCGGCGAACAGCATCGCGCAGTGGCTCAACGAAGACCCGCCCAAGACCCCGACCTCGCTGGACGCCCAGCTGATCCGCAACGGCAAGCCACCGAAAGGGAGCCGCTGGACTGCTGCGAACACCGCCAAAGTCGTTCGCTCCCGCTGCGTCCTGGGACAGATGGAATTCACTGAGGAGGTGGTGGTCGACGGGAAGAAGACGACGCTACGCCGCGTCGTCCGGGGCAACGACGGCCGTCCTCTCCAGCGCGCGGAGCCGCTCATAGCGGAGAAGGCATGGGCGCTGGCCAATGAGCGGCTGGACGAGAACACCAGTAAACGCAGCGGCAACAGCAAGGGCGGTTCGCCCTTGCTCCAGGTCGCGTTCTGCACGTGCGGGGAGCCCGCATATCGCAGTCCCGGCCGCAATTGTCCCTACTATCGCTGCGCCTCTCGGACCACGCACAAGCTGTGTCCGGCCGGAAGCAAGGGCATCGCGGCGCACACGCTGGAGGACGCCGTTGAGCAGGCGTTCCTACTCGTGGCCGGCGAGGTCGAGATGGTCCGGAAAGTCTTCCGCCCAGGAGTGGACTACACGCGCGACATCGAGGAAGTGAATCGCGCACTGTCGGACTTGCGGGAAGACCGGGAGGCCGGCCTTTACGCCAGCGACCTGGGCAAGCAGGAGTACCGGGAGGCGTACAAGCGGCTCGATGCACGACGCGAGCTGCTCATCGCCCAGCCGACGCGGCCTGACACCTGGGAAGGGATCCCTACGGGGGAGACCTACCGGGCGCGGTGGCGCACGCTCTCAAGCTGGTACGAGAAGGGCAAAGAGCTGCGCGCCGCAGGGGTCCGGGCCGTCATCCACGCCGAACCGATTCCGGGGACACCCGCCGCTCAGCGCAGGTCCGCCCATGACTCCGACAGGTTCTGGCAGCATCCCGTCGGACGGGTTCAGGTTCTGATTCCCATGGACTTCAAGCAGCGCCTGCTCAACACGGCGGCGGCCCACAGCCAGTCCTGA